The nucleotide window ACGGTGCCGGCCAGAGCACAGCCATCCTGCCCGCCGTAGCGCTGCCATTTGCCGTTTACGCCGGCATTTCGCTCTGGACTGCCCGCGCCCGGCTGCGTCGATTTGCCGCCAGCCCCGCGCTGGCGCGGCCTCGCGGAAACTGCCAGGTAACAATCTGTTCCCGGTGCGCCTTGTCCGACACGGTATCATGTGGCCCGCGGCGTCTTTGCCGGAGCGGTGCCAGCCTGGCCGCCCGGGACGGGACGCCTGTGTTTTATCAACTCGATACGGAGTGAAGCATGACGAAAACCGAACTGATCGACGCTATCGCAGCCGGGGTGGACGGTCTGACCAAGGCCAAGGCGGAACAGGCACTGAACGTGACCCTGTCGGCCATCATGGACGCAGTGGCCAAGGGCGACACGCTGAGCCTCATCGGCTTTGGCACGTTCAGCAAGGGCGAGCGTGGCGAGCGCATGGCGCGCAACCCGCGTACCGGTGAAGAAATCAAGGTCGAAGCCGCCAAGACCGTGAAGTTCAAGGCTGGCCAGAAGTTCAAGGACGCTGTCAACCAGTGATCCTGACGGGCTGCACTGCAGAGCCCGGCATTGCCTGACCCCGCCATGCCGCCGCCCCGGTGCCCGAGGGCGCAGGCGTGCGCCAGGCGGGGGACGTTATCCACAGTCGTGAACTGAATATCCTGCAGCATCCGCCGCATCGCCCGCCGCGCACCTGGGCGATGGCGCGCCAAGTCTTCCAACAGGCGTCCAGCCTTGGCCAGTACTCGCCAAGCCGGGCGCCGTGCCATGTGGGGCCAACATGTTTGCCCGTCCGCAGCGCCGCAGATCTCCACAGCGTTATGCACAACGCTTTCCACAGCGGATTCCACAGCGTTCTCCACAGCCGCGCGCCCCGCTGTGCCCCCCGCTGTGCCACACACTGCGCGCCGCCTGCGCGGCCGCGCTCCTGGCGCTGCTGAGCGCCTGCACCACGGTCATCGAGCCGGCCCGGCCACAGGCGCAGGCGCTGCCTGACAGCGAGCGGCCGGTGACGCGCCCGGGCGCCACGCCGCGCGAGCGCATCGTCGAGATCGCCACGCAGGAATGGGTCCGCTGGGGCAGCCAGGTGGTGCGGCTGGGCCGCGACGACACCTCTTGCGTGACCTACAGCCCGGTGCCGGCGCCGGAATTGCCGTCCGAGCTGCCGGCGTCGCCTGCCGACACCGCCGCGCCCGCCGTGGCCACCACCGATACCGAATCCAAGACCAACGGCAACCCGCCGCCCGCCCCGAGCTGCCTGTCTTTCCCGGACGGCACCGGCATGGAAGCCACGCCGCTGGGCTGCACGCTGGCGCGCCGCTACTGGGGCATCGTCGGCGAAGCGCCCGGCTGCAGCCAGGTCACGCAAGGCGCCTGGGCGTGGTCGGCGGTCTTTGTGTCATGGGTGCTGCGCAAGGCGGGCCTGGACGAGCGCCAGTTCCTGACCGGCCAGTCGCATTCGATGTACGTGGTCGACGCCCGCGACGGCATCCTGCCGCGCCCCGCCTTCCGCATCGAGCCGGTGCCGGCGATGCCCCGCCCGGGCGACATCATCTGCGCCGGCCGCGGGCGTGACCGCTATCTCGAGGACATCGCCGAGATCGGTTTCGGCACCACGCCGATGCATTGCGACATCGTGGTCGCGGTGGATCCGGCCGCGCGCGTGGTGCGTGCCATCGGCGGCAACGTGCAGCAATCGGTGTCGATGGAGGAGATCGAGCTGGGGGATTCGGGCCGGCTCGACGGCGTCACCAACTCGCACATGCCCTGGCTGCTGGTGATGCGCAACGAGCTGCAGTAGGCGATCTATCAATGCGATTTATCAGTAATCGTGATTTTTGATCCGCCTGATAATTCGCGTAAATAGCCCGCCTCAATCGAACAGCTCCAGCTGTGCGGTATCCCGGTCGCTAGTACCCACCCCCACCCCCAGCAGGCGCACCGGCAAACCGCGGCGCGCATGGCCTTCGGCCAGCAGCCGCGCATAGACGGTTCGATCCGGGGCGTAGCCGCGGCATTCCACCGTGGTCTGCCGGAAGTCCGAGAAACGCAGCTTTACCGTCAGCTTGTCGATGGTGTCGTGTGCCTGGGCGCGGGCGATGCGCGCCTCGAGCATCGCCACCAGCGGTTCTAGTTCCGCCAGGCAGGCCTGCAGGTCGGGCAGGTCGTCGGCGTAGGTCTCTTCGACGCTGATCGACTTGCGCTCGCGCTCGGGCGTGACCGCGCGCTCGTCGACGCCGCGGCACAGCTTGTACAGCCGCGCCCCGAACACGCCGAACTCGCGGTGCAGGCGGTCCGGCGACCATGGCCGCAGGTCGCCGCAGGTCTCGGCGCCCAGCCGGCGCAGCCTGGCCGCGGTGACCTTGCCCACGCCATGGATGCGCTCCACCGGCAGCGCGGCGACAAAGGCGTCGACCGCCGCCGGCCTGACCACGAACAGGCCGTCGGGCTTGTTCCAGTCGCTGGCGATCTTGGCGACGAACTTGCTGGGACCGACGCCCGCCGACACCGTGACCCCGACTTCTTCGCGCACGCGCTGGCGGATCTCTTCGGCGATGCGGGTGGCGCTGCCGGCATGGCGCGTGCACAGGCTGACGTCGAGGTAGGCCTCGTCCAGCGACAGCGGCTCGACCAGCGCGGTGTATTCGCGGTAGATCGCGAAGATGCGGCGCGAGACCTCACGGTACTTGTCCATCGCGGGCGGCACGATCAGCAGCTCGGGGCAGCGCCTGAGCGCCTGCGCCGACGCCATCGCCGAGCGCACGCCGTAGGCGCGCGCCTCGTAATTGCAGGTCGCGATCACCCCGCGCCGGTCAGGCGAGCCGCCCACGGCCATCGGCCGGCCGCGCAGCGACGGGTCGTCGCGCATTTCGACCGAGGCGTAGAAGCAGTCGCAGTCGCAATGGATGATCTTGCGCTGGACCGCGGGGCTGGCGTCAGGCGGGGCGGACATGGGGCCGGGCTTTGGGGTCGGCTAGGCGGTTTTTATCCGTTTGATGAATGATCGATACGGATTTTCAGCTCGTCTCATTGATAGCCTGGATGCCTGGCGGCTTCTGCCGCGTACTCATCCACAACCCTTCGGCCGCATACAAGGCCAGCGACAGCCAGATCAGCGCATAGCCCACCTGCTTCTGCGCCGGAAACGGCTCGTGCCACAGCCATACGCCCAGCAGCAGCTGCAGCGTAGGGCCGGTGTACTGCAGCAGGCCCAGCAGCGACAGCGGGATGCGCCGCGCGCCGGCGGCAAAGAACAGCAGCGGCACCGCCGTCACCGGCCCGGCCAGCAGCAGCAGCCACTGCGTACCCGGCGCTGCGTGGGTGAAGCTGTCCTGGCCGGTGGCGAACAGCCAGGCCAGCGCCGCGGCGGCCAGCGGGAACAGCAGCAGCGTTTCCAGCGACAGCCCTTCCAGCGCGCCCAGCGCACCGGTCTTGCGCAGCAGCCCGTAGCCGCCAAAGCTGGCGGCCAGGCCCAGCGCAATCCACGGCAGCTGCCCCGCCGCCACCGTCAGCCAGGCCACGCCCGCAGCGGCCACCGCGATCGACAGCCATTGCACCCGGCGCAGGCGCTCATGCAGGAACACCACGCCCAGCAGCACGCTGAACAGCGGGTTGATGAAATAACCCAGGCTGGCATCGACCACGCGGTTGGCCGACACCGCCCAGATATAGAGGAACCAGTTCGCGCACAGCAGCGCCGCGCTGGCGGCAAACGACAGCAACAGGCGCCGGTCCCGCGCCACCTGGGCGAGCCACGCCCACTGGCGGCGCCAGGCCAGGATCAGCCCCAGGAAGACCAGCGACCACACCATCCGGTGCAGCAGGATCTCCACCGGCGCGATGCCGGGGAGCGACTTGATGTAGAGCGGGAGCAGCCCCCAGATGATGTACGCCAGCAGGGCGTAGAGAATGCCGAGTTGCATAGGGTTTTCCGGTAGATGCCGGCGATTCTACCGGGGCCGCGCCATCCCCGCCGGCGCGCGCCGCGAGCGGCCGCGAAACAAAAAACCCCATGCTCCCGGAGGACCATGGGGTTTGCAGCGGACCCGGTTGCCCGGGCGCCACGCGGCTTACAGCTTGCGCGCGAAGCTGAACTGGGCGTAGCCCTGCTCGGCCACGTTGAACCAGGCCGCCTGGTTGTTGCGGAACACGCGCCAGTCGTCGTAGATCTTCTTGAACGACGGGTTCTTCGCGGTTTCGTCGGCGTAGGACTCCTGGGTCGCCTTGAAGCACGCCTCCATGATCTCCTTGGAGAACGGACGCAGCTTGACGCCGTTTTCCAGCAGTCGCGCCAGCGCCTGCGGGTTGACCGTGTCGTACTTGGCCATCATGTTGGTGTGCGCCTCGATGGTGGCGGTTTCCAGTGCGCGCTTGTACAGCGCCGGCAGCTTCTCGAACTCGCTGGCCGAGGCGTAGAACGACAGCTGCGCGCTGCCTTCCCACCAGCCCGGGTAGTAGTAGAACGGGGCCACCTTGTAGAAGCCGAGCTTCTCGTCATCGTACGGGCCCACCCACTCGGCCGCGTCGATGGTGCCTTTTTCCAGCGCGGGGTAGATGTCGCCGCCGGCAATCTGCTGCGGCACCACGCCCAGGCGCGACAGCACCACGCCGGCAAACCCGGCGATGCGGTACTTCAGGCCCTGCAGGTCGGCCACGGTCTTGATTTCCTTGCGGAACCAGCCGCCCATCTGCGCATTGGTGTTGCCGCCCAGGAAGTTGACGACGTTGTATTCCTTGAAGAACTCGCGCATCAGCTTCATGCCGTTGCCCTGCAGCATCCAGGCGTTCTGCTGGCGCGCGGTCAGGCCGAACGGCACGGTGGTGTCGAAGCACAGCGTCGGGTTCTTGCCGAAGTAGTAGTAGCCGGCGGTGTGGCCGATCTGCACGGTGTTGTTCTGCACCGCGTCCAGCACCTGCAGGCCCGGCACGATTTCACCGGCGGCGAAGACCTTGATATTGAACTTGCCGTCGGTCAGTTCGCGCACGCGGGCCGACAGCGTCTCGGCGCCGCCGAAGATGGTGTCGAGCGACTTGGGGAAGCTCGAGGCCAGGCGCCATTCCACGGCGGGATTGCTGCCCACCACGGCCGGCGCTGCCGGGCCGCTGGCGGCGGCAGGCGCTGCCTTCTCTTCACCCTTGCCGCACGCGGCCAGTGCCCCGGTGGCAGCCACGGCCGACGCTTTCAACAGAAAGGAACGACGTTCCATCTCCACTTCTCCTCTTATAGATATTGATTCGGATGCGGGCGCACGCCTTGCATGAGGCCGCGCGCCGGACCGTGACGCACCGGCCACCGGGGTACGGCGGCCTGCGCAGCGCTGTGCCTGTGGCGAACGGGCACGGCGGCGTGCCCTGCAGGGCCGGCGCTGCAACCGCGCGCACGGCCGAGGGCTGTCTTACCCGAAAGACAAGCCAGCCGATTATAGCGGTGGCCCTTTCGGCACGGGGCCCCGCGCAAGTGCGGGTTTTCGCTAGTCGATTGCGTCATTTCGGCTGTTTTTCGCAATGTGAGACGCCGCACGGTGTGATGGATTTTGTAACCCGGCTTGCGGTCAAATGGTTCCGGCTGATAAAAAACAGTCCCGCTCCGCAGCCCTGCCTGCCGGATATGGCTGTTGCCGCTGGATTGCCGTACCCGCTGCCGTACCCCTTTGCGTACCCCTTTGCCGTACCAATTGCCTGCCTGCTCTCGTCGATTCCCCGTGATGCCGCCCGGCTCCCGCGCTTGCGCAGGCCGCCGCGTGCCGCTGCGCCGCCTCGGCTTCGCCGTGCTGGCCGCCTGGGGGCTGGCGGCGTGCGCGCAGACCGGGGATCCGGCGGCGGGCGCTGCGGACCCGGCCAACGCCTTGCAGCCGCCGCGCATCGCGCTGCGGCCGCCGGTGCCGGCAACGGTCACTGCGGCCGTGGTGGCGCCATCCCTGCCGGCGGTGGCGGCGAATGTTGAAACGGCATCGCCGCCGCCGGCCCCCGCCGATGACCCGCTCGCCGCGCTGATCGCCGGCGATGCGGCGCCCGCCGCAAGCGTCACCGTACCCGCGCCAGCGGACACCAGCGTCGCCGCAACCCAGCCGCCGGCCGACC belongs to Cupriavidus taiwanensis and includes:
- a CDS encoding HU family DNA-binding protein, translating into MTKTELIDAIAAGVDGLTKAKAEQALNVTLSAIMDAVAKGDTLSLIGFGTFSKGERGERMARNPRTGEEIKVEAAKTVKFKAGQKFKDAVNQ
- a CDS encoding DUF2272 domain-containing protein; its protein translation is MFARPQRRRSPQRYAQRFPQRIPQRSPQPRAPLCPPLCHTLRAACAAALLALLSACTTVIEPARPQAQALPDSERPVTRPGATPRERIVEIATQEWVRWGSQVVRLGRDDTSCVTYSPVPAPELPSELPASPADTAAPAVATTDTESKTNGNPPPAPSCLSFPDGTGMEATPLGCTLARRYWGIVGEAPGCSQVTQGAWAWSAVFVSWVLRKAGLDERQFLTGQSHSMYVVDARDGILPRPAFRIEPVPAMPRPGDIICAGRGRDRYLEDIAEIGFGTTPMHCDIVVAVDPAARVVRAIGGNVQQSVSMEEIELGDSGRLDGVTNSHMPWLLVMRNELQ
- the dinB gene encoding DNA polymerase IV — protein: MSAPPDASPAVQRKIIHCDCDCFYASVEMRDDPSLRGRPMAVGGSPDRRGVIATCNYEARAYGVRSAMASAQALRRCPELLIVPPAMDKYREVSRRIFAIYREYTALVEPLSLDEAYLDVSLCTRHAGSATRIAEEIRQRVREEVGVTVSAGVGPSKFVAKIASDWNKPDGLFVVRPAAVDAFVAALPVERIHGVGKVTAARLRRLGAETCGDLRPWSPDRLHREFGVFGARLYKLCRGVDERAVTPERERKSISVEETYADDLPDLQACLAELEPLVAMLEARIARAQAHDTIDKLTVKLRFSDFRQTTVECRGYAPDRTVYARLLAEGHARRGLPVRLLGVGVGTSDRDTAQLELFD
- the rarD gene encoding EamA family transporter RarD, producing the protein MQLGILYALLAYIIWGLLPLYIKSLPGIAPVEILLHRMVWSLVFLGLILAWRRQWAWLAQVARDRRLLLSFAASAALLCANWFLYIWAVSANRVVDASLGYFINPLFSVLLGVVFLHERLRRVQWLSIAVAAAGVAWLTVAAGQLPWIALGLAASFGGYGLLRKTGALGALEGLSLETLLLFPLAAAALAWLFATGQDSFTHAAPGTQWLLLLAGPVTAVPLLFFAAGARRIPLSLLGLLQYTGPTLQLLLGVWLWHEPFPAQKQVGYALIWLSLALYAAEGLWMSTRQKPPGIQAINETS
- a CDS encoding TRAP transporter substrate-binding protein, giving the protein MERRSFLLKASAVAATGALAACGKGEEKAAPAAASGPAAPAVVGSNPAVEWRLASSFPKSLDTIFGGAETLSARVRELTDGKFNIKVFAAGEIVPGLQVLDAVQNNTVQIGHTAGYYYFGKNPTLCFDTTVPFGLTARQQNAWMLQGNGMKLMREFFKEYNVVNFLGGNTNAQMGGWFRKEIKTVADLQGLKYRIAGFAGVVLSRLGVVPQQIAGGDIYPALEKGTIDAAEWVGPYDDEKLGFYKVAPFYYYPGWWEGSAQLSFYASASEFEKLPALYKRALETATIEAHTNMMAKYDTVNPQALARLLENGVKLRPFSKEIMEACFKATQESYADETAKNPSFKKIYDDWRVFRNNQAAWFNVAEQGYAQFSFARKL